Below is a window of Clavibacter michiganensis subsp. tessellarius DNA.
TCTTCACCTGGGGCACGCCGGACGGGTCGAGCGAGCTGTTCTCCATCCGCATCCCGTACCTGCTGTCGTTCCTCTCCACGCACACGCTCGACGGGACCGTGCAGGGGATCAACGACCTGCAGGCGCAGTACGTCGCCAGCTACGGCCCCGGCGACTACACGCCCACCATCTGGGTCACCTACTGGGCGTTCCGCTGGATGATGGGCTTCGGCATGGCGGCCATCGGCGTCGCCGTCGCGGGCCTCTGGCTCACCCGCCGCGGCCGCCGCATCACGAAGCCGTGGATGTGGAAGGTGGCCATCTGGGCCGCTCCGCTGCCGCTGCTCGCGATGACAGTCGGCTGGATCTTCACGGAGATGGGCCGCCAGCCGTGGATCGTCTTCAGCCTGCTGCAGACGTCCTCCGCCGTGTCGCCGAACGTCACCGGCCTCCAGGTGCTGATCTCGCTCGTCGCGTTCACGATCGTCTACGGCTCGCTCGCGGTGGTGGAGTTCCGCCTGATCCTGAGGGCGGCGCAGCAGGGGCCGGAGCCCGAGCGGGAGCCCGACCCCGTGACGGGCGAGGTCGTCCGGGAAGCGAGCGTGTACTGAGATGGACCTCCCCGCGCTCTGGTTCGGCGTCATCGCCTTCCTCTTCGTCGGCTACTTCGTGCTCGACGGCTTCGACTTCGGCGTGGGGATGAGCCTGCCGTTCCTCGCGAAGGACGACACCGACCGACGCGTGCTCATCAACGCCATCGGGCCCGTCTGGGACCTCAACGAGACGTGGCTCATCGTCGCGGGCGCCGCGCTCTTCGCGGCGTTCCCGGAGTGGTACGCGACCATGTTCAGCGGCTTCTACCTGCTGCTGCTCGCGATCCTCATCACGCTGATCCTCCGCGGCGTCTCGTTCGAGTACCGGCACCAGGGGGCGTCCGACCGGTGGCGCGGGTCCTTCGACGCGATGATCGTGGTCGGCTCGGTCGTGCCGGCGTTCCTCTGGGGCGTCGTGTTCGCGAACGTCGTGCGCGGCGTGCCGATGGATGCGGGCCACGACTACACGGGATCCACGCTCGACCTGCTGAACCCCTACGCGCTCCTCGGCGGGCTCACGACCCAGTCGCTGTTCCTCGTGCACGGGCTGCAGTTCGCGGCGCTGAAGACGGACGGGCCGATCCGGGCGCGTGCCCGTGTCCTCTCGATGCGGGTCGGGGCCGTGACCATCGTCGTCGCGGCGACGTTCCTCATCTGGACGACGCTCGCGCACGGCTCGGCGCTCTCGGGGCTCGTCTCGGTGCTCGCCGCCGCCGCGCTCGTCGCCTCGTACCTCGCCAACGTGTGCGGTCGGGAGCGCTGGGCCTTCGGGCTGCTCGCGGCGACCATCGCGCTCGCGGTGGCCAGCCTGTTCGCCGCGCTGCACCCGTACGTGATGCCGGCGTCGAACGACCCGGCGCACGGGCTGACGATCGCGAACGCGTCGTCGTCGCCGTACACGCTCACGATCATGACGTGGGCCGCGGGCTTCGCGCTGCCGCTGATCCTCGCCTACCAGGCGTGGACGTACTGGGTGTTCCGGAAGCGCATCACGCGCGCCGTCATCACCCGGGCCGCCCACTAGGCGCGCGATGAGGCCCCTGGACCCGCGGCTGCTGCGGGCGTCCGCCGCCGCCCGGACGATGCTCGTCGTCGGCGCCCTCGCGGGCGTCGTGCAGACCGCCGCGCTCGTCGGCTTCTGCTGGTCGCTCACGCAGCTCGTGGTGCGGGCGATCGCGGGGCGGACCCCGGAGGAGCTCGCGCCCGTGCTCGCGCTGGTCGTGGTCTCGGCGCTCGTCCGCGGCCTCGCGGGCTGGCTGCTCGACGTGGTCGGCGCGCGCGGCGCCGCGCAGGTCGTGGCGGAGCTCCGGCGGCGCGCGCTCCGGGCGGTCGTCGACCTCGGCCCCGCGTGGACCGCGCGCCGCAGCCGCGCCCGCGTGGCCACCGTGATCGGCCCCGGCCTCGACGCGCTCGACCCCTACTTCGCGCGCTACGTGCCGCAGCTCATCCTCACGGCCCTCGCCACGCCGATCGTCGTCGCGGTGCTGCTCCTCGCCGACCCGCTCACGGGCGTGACCGTGCTCGTGACGCTGCCCGTCATCCCCGTGTTCATGGTGCTGGTCGGCTGGGCGACGCAGGAGGTGCAGCGGCGGCAGTGGGCGCGCCTCACGGAGCTCGCCTCGGGGTTCCTCGACGTGGTCGACGGGCTCTCGACGCTGCTCGTGTTCGGGAGGGCCCGGCGGCAGACGGCGCGGATCCGGCGGGTCACCGAGGAGCACCGCGTCGAGACCATGCGCGTGCTCCGGATCTCGTTCCTGTCCGGCTTCGTGCTGGAGCTCGCGGCGTCGCTGTCGGTCGCGCTCGTCGCGGTCTCGGTGGGCGTGCGGTTGATCGGCGGGCAGCTCGACCTCGAGGTGGGGCTGTTCGTGCTGCTGCTCGCGCCCGAGGCGTTCCTGCCTATCCGGCAGGTCGGCGTGCAGTTCCACGCCGCCGCGGAGGGGGTCGCGGCCGCGGCCGACGTGCTCGGGATCCTCGACGAGGAGCGGGTGGGGCGGGCGGCCCGCGCCGCGGGAGCCGCAG
It encodes the following:
- the cydB gene encoding cytochrome d ubiquinol oxidase subunit II; translation: MDLPALWFGVIAFLFVGYFVLDGFDFGVGMSLPFLAKDDTDRRVLINAIGPVWDLNETWLIVAGAALFAAFPEWYATMFSGFYLLLLAILITLILRGVSFEYRHQGASDRWRGSFDAMIVVGSVVPAFLWGVVFANVVRGVPMDAGHDYTGSTLDLLNPYALLGGLTTQSLFLVHGLQFAALKTDGPIRARARVLSMRVGAVTIVVAATFLIWTTLAHGSALSGLVSVLAAAALVASYLANVCGRERWAFGLLAATIALAVASLFAALHPYVMPASNDPAHGLTIANASSSPYTLTIMTWAAGFALPLILAYQAWTYWVFRKRITRAVITRAAH
- the cydD gene encoding thiol reductant ABC exporter subunit CydD, coding for MRPLDPRLLRASAAARTMLVVGALAGVVQTAALVGFCWSLTQLVVRAIAGRTPEELAPVLALVVVSALVRGLAGWLLDVVGARGAAQVVAELRRRALRAVVDLGPAWTARRSRARVATVIGPGLDALDPYFARYVPQLILTALATPIVVAVLLLADPLTGVTVLVTLPVIPVFMVLVGWATQEVQRRQWARLTELASGFLDVVDGLSTLLVFGRARRQTARIRRVTEEHRVETMRVLRISFLSGFVLELAASLSVALVAVSVGVRLIGGQLDLEVGLFVLLLAPEAFLPIRQVGVQFHAAAEGVAAAADVLGILDEERVGRAARAAGAAAAPAPGSARDRAGTAPGEVAPGDELVIRDLVVAHGDRCAVDRFTARLPRGRVTAVTGPSGAGKSSLLAAVLGQLPASGGIGWADRDAAAGDPGALRPLAPAQIAWAGQRPGLVAGTVRENVALGVQDPDDALVRRALALAAADHIDPDLALGVGGQGLSGGQAQRVAVARAVHRALALDCPLVLLDEPSSALDADAEERLARGIRTLADQGRAVVVVTHRPALVAAADVELRLEAPGSAAARRAPDTWDAGLERAGAAAPALTEADPARPAPEPAWRAQVAP